In Bradyrhizobium symbiodeficiens, the genomic stretch AGGTCGTCGCCGTCCACATCGACAAAGCCATGATCAAGGACGGCGTCTACCAGACCGCCGCCGCCCGCCCGATCGTCCGCGCCGGCCGCCGCGGCGACTACTTTGAGATCAAGCCGGAAAACCTGTTCGAGATGGTGCGGCCGGATTAGGGTCGGCCAAACTCTCTCCTGTCATTCCGGGGCGACGCGTAGCGTCGAGCCCGGAATCCATAACCACGATCGGGAGTATGGATTCCGGGCTCGCGCCAAGAGGCGCGCCCCGGAATGACGGCGAGACATTCAGCCCCATTCCCTTCCCGGAACTGCTCCCGCGTCCCGGCCGTTATTGGCTAGGGCGGCCGCCCGGCCGCGTCAATGTCGCAGGCGAAGTCTTCACCCCCGCCAGCCACTTTTCCGCTAAAATGCCGCCAACCGCGCCGATGCATGAGGTCAGCCATGAGCTTCCGCCGCGACACCATCACCAAGCCGATCTTCTCCTGGGCGCGCGGCGTGCTGCCGGCGATGTCCGACACCGAACGCGAGGCGCTGGAGGCGGGCGACGTCTGGTGGGATGCCGATCTCTTCACTGGCAACCCAGATTGGGCGAAACTGCTAAAGGTGCCGCAGGCGACGCTGACCTCCGAGGAGCGGGCCTTCCTCAACGGACCCGTCGAAGAGCTCTGCGCCATGCTCGACGAGTGGAAGATCTTTTGGGAATGGCGCGACCTGCCGCCTGATGTCTGGCACTTCGTCAAGCGCGAAAAGTTCTTCGGTATGATCATTCCGAAGGAATTCGGCGGCCTTGGCTTCTCGCCCTATGCCCATTCGGAAGTCGTGCGCAAGATCTCGACCCGCTCGATTGCGGCGGCCGTCACGGTGATGGTGCCGAATTCACTCGGGCCCGGCGAGCTGCTGATGCATTTCGGCACCAAAGAGCAGCGGGAGCGGTGGCTGCCGCGCCTCGCCGACGGCCGCGACATTCCCTGCTTCGGCCTCACCAGTCCTGAAGCAGGCTCCGACGCCGCTTCCATGGTCGACACCGGCATCATCTGCAAGGGCACCTTCGAGGACCGCGAGGTCGTCGGCCTCAGGCTCAATTGGCACAAGCGCTACATCACGCTCGGCCCCGTCGCGACGCTGCTGGGCCTCGCCTTCAAGGCCTATGATCCCGACCACCTCGTGGGCGACCAGGAGGAGCTCGGCATTACCGTGGCGCTGATCCCGACCCATCTGCCCGGTGTCGAGATCGGCCGGCGCCACCTGCCGTCGATGCAGGTCTTCCAGAACGGCCCGAACCGGGGCCGCGACGTCTTCATTCCGCTCGATTACGTCATCGGGGGCAAGGAGCGGCTGGGGCAGGGCTGGAAGATGCTGATGACCGCACTTGCAGCCGGCCGCGGCATCTCGCTGCCGTCGCTCTCGGCGGCCGGTGCCGCCTATGCCGCGCGCACCACCGGCGCCTATGCCCGCATCCGAGAGCAGTTCGGCATCTCGATCTCCAAGTTCGAAGGCGTCGAGGAGCCGCTCGCGCGCATCGTCGCCACCGCCTACCAGCTGGATGCGGCGCGGCGGTTGACCTGCGCGGCGCTCAACGCCGGCATTCATCCGGCTGTCATATCCGGCATCATGAAGCTGCACGCCACCGAGCGGATGCGCACAGCGGTCGACGACGCCATGGACATTCATGGTGGCAAGGCCGTGATCGACGGTCCGCAAAACTATCTCGGCAATCTGCACCGCGCCGTGCCGGTCGGGATTACGGTCGAGGGTGCCAACATCCTGACCCGCAATCTCATCGTGTTCGGGCAGGGCGCCATCCGCGCACATCCCTATCTGCTCGCCGAGATGAATGCGCTGGCCGATACCGATCGCGAGCGTGGTCTCACCGCCTTCGACAAGACGTTCTGGAAACATGTTGGCCACAGCTTCGAGACGCTGTTGCGTGCCTTCGGCCGGAGCTGGAGCTTTGGTGCCTTCGCGCCGGCACCGAACGCAGGCGACGCCACGCCATTCTATCGCCAGCTCTCGCGCTATTCGGCGGCGTTCGCGCTCTGCGCGGACATGGCGCTGCTGACGCTCGGCGGCGCACTCAAGCGCAAGGAGATGCTGTCGGCGCGCTTCGGCGATATCCTCTCTGAACTTTATCTCCTGTCTGCCGCGCTGAAACGCTGGCAGGACGAAGGCCGGCAGAAGGAAGACTTTGCCGCGCTGGAATGGTGCATGGCGACGGGATTCAAAACCATCGAGAACCGGCTTGCCGAAATCCTCGCCAACCTGCCCAATCGCCTCGTCGCCGGCTTCCTCAAGTTCGTGGTCCAGCCGTTCGGCGCCCGCGTGCTCGGCCCCTCCGACCGTGTCGTGCACCAATGTGCAAGCCTTGTGCTGGAGCCCTCGGCCGCGCGCGAGCGCCTCACGCCGGATCTGGCCCATGTCGATGATGATGGCGGCTTCGCCCGGCTGGAGCATGCGTTCAAGCTGGTTACCGCCACCGACGCGATCGCTAAGCGCATGCGTGCCGCGCACGTCCGCGACTGGAAGGACGCCGTGACCAAGGGTGTGATCACGCAGGCCGAGGGTGAGCAGCTTGCCGCCGCTCACGAAGCGGTCACAAAAGTCATTGAGGTCGACGATTTTGCGCCGGAGACGCTGTCGCCGATTTACAAGAAAACCGGAGACGTGCATCAGTTCTTCCAGGAACTGGGTGAACAGAGAGCGGCGAGCTGATGGCACGACCGGTTTTCATCGTCGACGGCAGCCGGACGCCGTTTCTGAAGGCGCGCTCGGGGCCTGGACCGTTCACGCCGGTGGACCTTGCCGTGCAATGCGGACGGCCGCTGCTGGCGCGCCAGCCGTTTGCACCAGCGGATTTCGATCAGGTCATCCTCGGCTGTGTCAACGTGATCGCGGACGAGATGAACCCAGCCCGCGTCGCCGCGCTCCGGCTCGGCATGGGCGAGGACATGGTCGCCTTCACCGTGCAGATCAATTGCGGCTCCGGCATGCAGTCGATCGACACCGCCTATCGCTATATCCGCGAAGGCCATGCCGACATGATTTTGGCTGGCGGCACCGAAGCGCTGAGCCATGCGCCGCTGGTTTGGCCGAACTCCGGCGTGCGCTGGTTCGCCGGTCTTGCCACCGCCAGGGGCGTGGCGGCGAAGCTGGCCGCTGCGTTCAAGCTGCGTCCGCGCGATCTCAAGCCGATCATCGGCCTCGAGCGCGGGCTGACCGATCCCGTCACCGATCTGAACATGGGCCAGACCGCCGAGGTCGTCGGCCATCTCTTCGGCATCACGCGCGCCCAGTCCGATGCCTATGCCGCCGAAAGCCATCGCCGGCTCGCGCATGCGCAAGGCGCGGGATTTCTCAAGGGCGAGGTCGAGACCGCGTTCTCCCGCGACGGCAAGTTCTTCGACCATGACGACGGCGTACGCCCGGATTCAACGCCCGAGACGCTGGCAAAGCTGCGGCCGGTATTCGAACGTCCCTGGGGCCAGGTCACCGCCGGCAATTCCTCGCAGATCACCGACGGCGCCTCCTGGGTGATCCTGGCCTCCGACGCCGCGGTCGCAAAGCACGGACTGACGCCGAAGGCGGCCATCGTCGACAGCAACTGGGCGGCGCTCGATCCCAGCATCATGGGGCTCGGTCCGGTGATGTCGGCGACTCCTCTGCTTCAGCGCAACGGCCTCACCATCAAGGACGTGGAGACCTGGGAGCTGAACGAAGCCTTCGCCACGCAGGTGCTCGGCTGCTTGGCTGCCTGGAACGACGACAAGTTCTGTCGCGAGATTCTCGGCCTCGACGGCGCGGCCGGCGAGATCGATCGTGACAAGCTCAATGTCGATGGCGGCGCGATCTCGCTCGGCCATCCCGTCGGCACCTCCGGCAACCGCATCGTGCTGCATCTCGTCAACGCAATGAAGCGGCTCGGCACGCGGCGCGGAATTGCCACCGAATGCATCGGCGGCGGGCTTGGCGGTGCCATGCTGATCGAGGCGGTGTGACCATGGATTCGAAGATCATGACCGCGCTGGGCGACCGCGTGCTGGAGCTGGGACCCAAGCCGGCGACGGACATTCCGTACAAGCACCTTAAGCTCACGCGCGATGAGGACGGCGTGGCCTGGCTGCTATTCGACCGCGCGGACGCCAGCGCCAACACACTGTCCTCGGACGTGATGGAGGAGTTCGACGCCGTGCTCGCGGTGATCGAGACCGAACGTCCGGCCGGCCTCGTCATCCGCTCCGCCAAACCATCCGGCTTCATCGCCGGCGCCGACGTCAACGAATTCCGCGGTGCCAGCGATCCCGGGATCGCCAGCGATCCCGAGATGGTCGAGACGCGCATCCGCGCCGCGCATGCGGTGGTCGATCATCTCGAAGCCTTGAACCTGCCGACGGTCGCCGTGATCCACGGCTTCTGCCTCGGCGGCGGCCTCGAGGTTGCGCTCGCCTGCCAGTCGCGCATCGCGATCGACGGGGCGCGCTTCGGCTTCCCGGAGGTGATGCTCGGCCTGCATCCCGGCCTCGGCGGCACCGCGCGTTTCACCGCGTTGGTCAATCCCACCCAATCGATGGCGCTGATGCTGACCGGCCGCACCATCGATGCGCGCCGCGCCAAATCGCTCGGCCTCGTCGACACCGTGACGCAGGAGCGTCATGTCCGGGGCGCGGTGAAGGACGCACTGTTCGGCCGGCTGAAGCGGGCCAAGCCCGGCTTGCTCACGCGTGCGGCCAATTTCGGCTTCGTGCGCGGTCTCCTGGCGAAGCGCATGCGGTCGGAGGCGGCGAAGGCGGCGTCCCGGGAGCATTATCCGGCGCCTTACGCGCTGATCGATCTCTGGGAGACCCATGGCGGCAGTAAGGCCGCGATGCTGAAGGCAGAGCAGGCTTCGTTCGCCAGGCTGATGGTGACGCCGACCGCCCAGAACCTGATCCGGGTCTTCTTCCTGCGCGAGCAGATGAAGAAGGCGGCCGGCAGCGGCAACGCCATCAAGCACGTTCACGTCATCGGCGCCGGCGCCATGGGTGGCGACATCGCGGCTTGGGTAGCCGGGCAGGGGCTGCGCGTCTCGCTCGCCGACATGAAAGCCGAGCCGATCGCGGGCGCCGTGAAGCGCGCCGCCGAACTCTACGGCAAGATCATCCGCAAACCGACGGAGGTGCGCGACGCGCTCGATCGTCTGATCCCCGACATGGATGGGGAGGGCGTCCGCAATGCCGATCTCGTCATCGAGGCGGTGC encodes the following:
- a CDS encoding acyl-CoA dehydrogenase, whose protein sequence is MSFRRDTITKPIFSWARGVLPAMSDTEREALEAGDVWWDADLFTGNPDWAKLLKVPQATLTSEERAFLNGPVEELCAMLDEWKIFWEWRDLPPDVWHFVKREKFFGMIIPKEFGGLGFSPYAHSEVVRKISTRSIAAAVTVMVPNSLGPGELLMHFGTKEQRERWLPRLADGRDIPCFGLTSPEAGSDAASMVDTGIICKGTFEDREVVGLRLNWHKRYITLGPVATLLGLAFKAYDPDHLVGDQEELGITVALIPTHLPGVEIGRRHLPSMQVFQNGPNRGRDVFIPLDYVIGGKERLGQGWKMLMTALAAGRGISLPSLSAAGAAYAARTTGAYARIREQFGISISKFEGVEEPLARIVATAYQLDAARRLTCAALNAGIHPAVISGIMKLHATERMRTAVDDAMDIHGGKAVIDGPQNYLGNLHRAVPVGITVEGANILTRNLIVFGQGAIRAHPYLLAEMNALADTDRERGLTAFDKTFWKHVGHSFETLLRAFGRSWSFGAFAPAPNAGDATPFYRQLSRYSAAFALCADMALLTLGGALKRKEMLSARFGDILSELYLLSAALKRWQDEGRQKEDFAALEWCMATGFKTIENRLAEILANLPNRLVAGFLKFVVQPFGARVLGPSDRVVHQCASLVLEPSAARERLTPDLAHVDDDGGFARLEHAFKLVTATDAIAKRMRAAHVRDWKDAVTKGVITQAEGEQLAAAHEAVTKVIEVDDFAPETLSPIYKKTGDVHQFFQELGEQRAAS
- a CDS encoding acetyl-CoA C-acetyltransferase; amino-acid sequence: MARPVFIVDGSRTPFLKARSGPGPFTPVDLAVQCGRPLLARQPFAPADFDQVILGCVNVIADEMNPARVAALRLGMGEDMVAFTVQINCGSGMQSIDTAYRYIREGHADMILAGGTEALSHAPLVWPNSGVRWFAGLATARGVAAKLAAAFKLRPRDLKPIIGLERGLTDPVTDLNMGQTAEVVGHLFGITRAQSDAYAAESHRRLAHAQGAGFLKGEVETAFSRDGKFFDHDDGVRPDSTPETLAKLRPVFERPWGQVTAGNSSQITDGASWVILASDAAVAKHGLTPKAAIVDSNWAALDPSIMGLGPVMSATPLLQRNGLTIKDVETWELNEAFATQVLGCLAAWNDDKFCREILGLDGAAGEIDRDKLNVDGGAISLGHPVGTSGNRIVLHLVNAMKRLGTRRGIATECIGGGLGGAMLIEAV
- a CDS encoding 3-hydroxyacyl-CoA dehydrogenase NAD-binding domain-containing protein, which codes for MDSKIMTALGDRVLELGPKPATDIPYKHLKLTRDEDGVAWLLFDRADASANTLSSDVMEEFDAVLAVIETERPAGLVIRSAKPSGFIAGADVNEFRGASDPGIASDPEMVETRIRAAHAVVDHLEALNLPTVAVIHGFCLGGGLEVALACQSRIAIDGARFGFPEVMLGLHPGLGGTARFTALVNPTQSMALMLTGRTIDARRAKSLGLVDTVTQERHVRGAVKDALFGRLKRAKPGLLTRAANFGFVRGLLAKRMRSEAAKAASREHYPAPYALIDLWETHGGSKAAMLKAEQASFARLMVTPTAQNLIRVFFLREQMKKAAGSGNAIKHVHVIGAGAMGGDIAAWVAGQGLRVSLADMKAEPIAGAVKRAAELYGKIIRKPTEVRDALDRLIPDMDGEGVRNADLVIEAVPEKLELKQKVYAGLEPRMKPGAILATNTSSIPLQDLRTTLARPERLVGLHFFNPVSRLQLVEVVSHDGNAPQVLKEALAFVGVIDRLPLSVKSSPGFLVNRALTPYMLEAMVMLDEKIDQRLIDAAAEQFGMPMGPIELADQVGLDICLDVGDMLRTKFGDLLPPTPAWLREKVAKGELGRKTGKGFYTWKDGKAEKAPLPETGPRVTDQMIDRLMLPMSNVCVAALREGIVDDPDAVDGAMIFGTGYAPFRGGPLNYARSRGVENVVSTLRALAGRFGERFAPDPGWDNFK